The Mycolicibacterium hassiacum DSM 44199 genome includes a window with the following:
- the hypE gene encoding hydrogenase expression/formation protein HypE: MNQHVSEYLSTGPSFREGEVIERIESFRSRRPRLRDEFINLAHGAGGKASAALVDAVFLEAFRNPHLESLGDGAVLTLPDGQQLVVSTDSFVVQPLRFPGGSIGHLAVHGTVNDLAMAGGAPCWLTASFVLEEGFPVAELKDIVADMAAAAEAAGVQIVTGDTKVVPKGAADGLFITTTGVGLVPPGRQLSARRVRPGDRVLISGTIGDHGMAVMLARGDLAIEADIRSDTASVADMVERLHGAAPSVRWLRDPTRGGVGTVCNELARATGLAVVLDEDRLPVRPDVGGACEMLGIDPLYVANEGKFIAVVAPEEADAALAAIRSHPAGIDAAEIGEIAEEPASTVVVRTPFGGTRIVDMLVGDPLPRIC; the protein is encoded by the coding sequence ATGAACCAGCATGTCAGCGAGTACCTGTCGACCGGGCCGTCGTTCCGCGAGGGCGAGGTCATCGAGCGCATCGAGTCGTTCCGCTCCCGCCGCCCCCGGCTGCGCGACGAGTTCATCAACCTGGCGCACGGGGCCGGCGGCAAGGCGTCCGCGGCGCTGGTGGACGCGGTGTTCCTCGAGGCGTTCCGCAATCCGCACCTGGAGAGCCTCGGTGACGGTGCGGTGCTGACCCTGCCCGACGGCCAGCAGCTGGTGGTGTCCACCGACTCGTTCGTGGTGCAGCCGCTACGGTTCCCGGGCGGTTCGATCGGCCACCTCGCCGTACACGGCACCGTCAACGACCTGGCCATGGCCGGCGGCGCACCGTGCTGGCTGACCGCGTCGTTCGTCCTCGAGGAGGGCTTCCCGGTCGCCGAGCTCAAGGACATCGTCGCCGACATGGCCGCCGCGGCCGAGGCCGCCGGCGTGCAGATCGTCACCGGCGACACCAAGGTCGTGCCCAAGGGTGCGGCCGACGGGCTGTTCATCACCACCACCGGGGTGGGGCTGGTGCCGCCCGGGCGGCAGTTGTCGGCCCGGCGGGTACGCCCCGGTGACCGCGTGCTGATCTCGGGCACCATCGGCGACCACGGCATGGCGGTGATGCTGGCCCGCGGCGATCTGGCCATCGAGGCCGATATCCGGTCGGACACCGCGTCGGTGGCCGACATGGTGGAGCGGCTGCACGGAGCGGCCCCGTCGGTGCGGTGGCTGCGTGATCCCACCCGCGGCGGGGTCGGCACGGTCTGCAACGAGCTGGCCCGCGCCACCGGGCTGGCCGTGGTGCTCGACGAGGACCGGCTGCCGGTGCGCCCCGACGTGGGCGGGGCCTGCGAGATGCTCGGCATCGACCCGCTCTATGTCGCCAACGAGGGCAAGTTCATCGCGGTGGTCGCGCCCGAGGAGGCCGACGCCGCGCTGGCGGCCATCCGCTCGCACCCGGCCGGCATCGACGCCGCCGAGATCGGCGAGATCGCCGAGGAGCCGGCGTCGACCGTCGTGGTGCGCACCCCGTTCGGCGGGACCCGCATCGTCGACATGCTCGTCGGTGACCCGCTGCCCCGGATCTGCTGA
- a CDS encoding HypC/HybG/HupF family hydrogenase formation chaperone — MCLGIPGRIVEITDAENCLAKVDINGVRRVISVRLLENDMPQPDDWVLVHVGFAMAKIDESEALMTLAAVQKMGDEYTDEIKAFDSSAII, encoded by the coding sequence ATGTGCCTGGGAATTCCCGGACGGATCGTCGAGATCACCGACGCCGAGAACTGTCTGGCCAAGGTCGACATCAACGGTGTGCGGCGGGTGATCAGCGTGCGCCTGCTGGAGAACGACATGCCGCAGCCCGATGACTGGGTGCTGGTGCACGTCGGGTTCGCGATGGCCAAGATCGACGAATCCGAGGCGCTGATGACGTTGGCCGCGGTACAGAAGATGGGCGACGAGTACACCGACGAGATCAAGGCGTTCGACTCGTCGGCGATCATCTAG
- the hypD gene encoding hydrogenase formation protein HypD, producing the protein MRFVDEFRDPAAARKLLGAIASLAEELGPNEHFKFMEVCGGHTHTIYRHGIEHLLPENVELVHGPGCPVCVIPMGRVDDAIWLARQDGVIFTCFGDMMRVPGSNGSLLDAKAGGADVRFVYSPLDALKIAVDNPDRQVVFFGIGFETTAPSTAVTLVRARDMGLTNFSVFCNHVTIVPPIKAILESPDLRLSGFLGPGHVSTVVGLRPYRFVPEVYRKPLVVAGFEPLDILSGVAMLLRQIREGRCEVENQYSRVVRPEGNPAALKLLSEVFALRPHFEWRGLGFISQSALRIREEFAEFDAEQRYAMPGVRVADPKACQCGEVLKGVLKPWECKVFGTACTPETPIGTCMVSSEGACAAYYNFGRLHRDAATLIGNGART; encoded by the coding sequence ATGCGTTTCGTAGACGAGTTCCGCGATCCCGCGGCCGCCCGCAAGCTGTTGGGCGCCATCGCCTCGCTGGCCGAGGAGCTCGGCCCCAACGAGCACTTCAAGTTCATGGAGGTGTGCGGCGGGCACACCCACACCATCTACCGGCACGGCATCGAGCATCTGCTGCCCGAGAACGTCGAGCTGGTGCACGGCCCGGGCTGCCCGGTGTGCGTGATCCCGATGGGCCGCGTCGACGACGCCATCTGGCTGGCCCGCCAGGACGGGGTGATTTTCACCTGCTTCGGCGACATGATGCGGGTTCCCGGGTCGAACGGATCGCTGTTGGACGCCAAGGCCGGCGGCGCCGATGTGCGGTTCGTCTATTCGCCGCTGGACGCCCTCAAGATCGCCGTCGACAACCCGGACAGGCAGGTGGTGTTCTTCGGCATCGGGTTCGAGACCACCGCGCCGTCCACCGCGGTCACGCTGGTGCGCGCCCGCGATATGGGGTTGACGAACTTCTCGGTGTTCTGCAACCACGTCACGATCGTGCCGCCGATCAAGGCGATCCTGGAGTCACCGGATCTGCGTCTGTCCGGTTTCCTAGGCCCCGGCCATGTGTCGACCGTGGTGGGGTTGCGCCCCTACCGGTTCGTGCCGGAGGTGTACCGCAAACCGTTGGTGGTGGCCGGTTTCGAACCGCTCGACATTCTCTCCGGGGTGGCGATGCTGCTGCGCCAGATCCGCGAGGGCCGCTGCGAGGTGGAGAACCAGTATTCACGGGTGGTGCGTCCCGAAGGCAATCCGGCCGCGCTGAAGCTGCTCAGCGAGGTGTTCGCGCTGCGGCCGCATTTCGAATGGCGCGGGCTGGGGTTCATCTCGCAGAGCGCGCTGCGGATCCGCGAGGAGTTCGCCGAGTTCGACGCCGAGCAGCGCTACGCGATGCCCGGCGTGCGGGTCGCCGACCCGAAGGCCTGCCAGTGCGGTGAGGTGCTCAAGGGTGTGCTCAAGCCTTGGGAGTGCAAGGTTTTCGGCACCGCGTGCACGCCGGAGACCCCGATCGGCACCTGCATGGTGTCCTCCGAGGGCGCCTGCGCGGCGTACTACAACTTCGGTCGGTTGCACCGCGACGCGGCGACGCTGATCGGCAACGGGGCGCGCACGTGA
- a CDS encoding DUF6390 family protein: MTVPDVDAGAQMFARYAYAPNALGFCGPPNPELLLEGTRAAIETAARRFTGAWPYLQVLSRLTGIPDPLDHRLVEAYWLGGGVGAELDPQTFTTELLAVIGPQAGHYWAHLGPELAAEAAPNHCFHVFGVYPWSRLLGKGDPQLDKQPLHILDSCRISWGTVVSVSGTSAQVRRQGLQWDGSALFLDAPAVHRVELGIEVAEGDLVAVHWSRVCDRLTEAQVRTLEHGTQRQLRVTNVRLRADSARSQKASGTDTAQQS; this comes from the coding sequence GTGACCGTTCCCGACGTCGACGCCGGGGCGCAGATGTTCGCGCGGTACGCCTATGCGCCCAACGCCCTCGGCTTCTGCGGGCCGCCGAATCCGGAACTGCTGCTCGAAGGCACCCGCGCGGCGATCGAGACCGCCGCTCGGCGGTTCACCGGCGCGTGGCCGTACCTGCAGGTGCTGTCGCGGCTGACGGGCATCCCCGATCCGCTGGACCACCGGCTGGTCGAGGCGTACTGGCTCGGCGGCGGGGTGGGCGCCGAGCTGGATCCGCAGACCTTCACCACCGAACTGCTGGCGGTGATCGGCCCGCAGGCCGGCCACTACTGGGCCCACCTGGGGCCCGAACTGGCCGCGGAGGCCGCCCCGAACCACTGCTTCCACGTGTTCGGGGTGTATCCGTGGTCGCGGCTGCTGGGCAAGGGCGACCCGCAACTGGACAAGCAACCCCTGCACATCCTCGACAGCTGCCGGATCTCCTGGGGCACCGTGGTTTCGGTGTCCGGGACGTCGGCGCAGGTGCGCCGCCAGGGCCTGCAGTGGGACGGTTCGGCGTTGTTCCTCGACGCCCCGGCCGTGCACCGGGTGGAACTCGGGATCGAGGTGGCCGAGGGCGATCTGGTCGCCGTGCACTGGAGCCGGGTGTGCGACCGGCTGACCGAGGCGCAGGTCAGAACGCTCGAACACGGCACCCAGCGTCAGCTGCGGGTCACCAACGTGCGGCTCCGCGCCGACAGCGCCAGGTCGCAGAAGGCATCCGGAACCGACACAGCGCAGCAGTCATGA
- a CDS encoding DUF1697 domain-containing protein, with the protein MTRYAVFLRGVNVGGVNLKMAEVAAALRDAGFDAVRTILASGNVLLDSPDDAAVVRERAQQALRAAFSYDAWVLVYDLDTVRAVSAAYPFEREVAGHHSYVTFVADEQVLDELAALAAEAGPDEKIARGDGVIYWQVPRQATLDSVIGRTMGRKRYKASTTTRNLRTLEKVLR; encoded by the coding sequence GTGACCCGCTACGCCGTGTTCCTGCGCGGGGTCAACGTCGGCGGCGTGAACCTGAAGATGGCCGAGGTGGCCGCCGCCCTGCGGGACGCCGGATTCGACGCTGTGCGAACGATTCTCGCCAGCGGCAATGTGCTGCTCGACAGTCCCGACGACGCCGCGGTCGTGCGGGAGCGCGCCCAGCAGGCGTTGCGGGCGGCTTTCTCCTACGACGCCTGGGTGCTGGTGTACGACCTGGACACCGTGCGTGCCGTCTCGGCGGCCTACCCGTTCGAACGCGAGGTGGCCGGCCACCACTCCTATGTGACGTTCGTGGCCGACGAGCAGGTGCTCGACGAGCTCGCCGCGCTCGCCGCCGAGGCCGGACCCGATGAGAAGATCGCCCGCGGCGACGGGGTGATCTATTGGCAGGTGCCCCGGCAGGCCACCCTGGATTCGGTGATCGGCAGGACGATGGGCAGGAAGCGCTACAAGGCGTCGACGACCACCCGGAATCTGCGCACGCTGGAGAAAGTGTTGCGCTAG
- a CDS encoding class I SAM-dependent methyltransferase, with the protein MTLLVRANEARRPDALIDDPMAIRLVDSIDFDWAKFGPSRRQDMAIRSLAFDEQTRRYLADHPRATVVALAEGLQTSFHRLDAAGVGHEFRWLTVDLPPMIDLRRKLLPPSERVRMVAQSALDFSWMDKVDTDHGVFVTAEGLLMYLQPAEALGLIAACAQRFPGGRMMFDLPPTWFAKSAGRGLLRPSLRYRVPPMPFAMSPARLARLVDEVPGIRAVHDIPFPAGRGRLVNTMTWAVQRIRLFDSLRPTFTLLEFG; encoded by the coding sequence ATGACGCTGCTGGTGCGCGCGAACGAAGCGAGACGGCCGGATGCGCTGATCGACGATCCGATGGCGATCCGGCTGGTGGACTCGATCGACTTCGACTGGGCCAAGTTCGGGCCCAGCCGCCGTCAGGATATGGCGATCCGCTCTCTGGCGTTCGATGAGCAGACCCGCCGGTATCTGGCCGACCACCCCCGGGCCACGGTGGTGGCGCTCGCCGAGGGTCTGCAGACCAGCTTCCACCGGCTCGACGCCGCGGGGGTGGGCCACGAGTTCCGTTGGCTGACGGTCGATCTGCCGCCGATGATCGACCTGCGCCGCAAGCTGCTGCCGCCGTCGGAGCGGGTCCGGATGGTTGCGCAGTCGGCGCTGGATTTCAGCTGGATGGATAAGGTCGACACCGATCACGGCGTTTTCGTCACCGCCGAGGGACTGTTGATGTATCTGCAGCCCGCCGAGGCGCTCGGGCTGATCGCCGCGTGCGCACAACGGTTTCCCGGTGGGCGGATGATGTTCGATCTGCCGCCGACCTGGTTCGCCAAGTCGGCGGGCCGCGGGCTGTTGCGGCCGTCGCTGCGCTACCGGGTGCCGCCGATGCCGTTCGCCATGTCGCCGGCGCGGCTGGCGCGGCTGGTCGACGAGGTGCCCGGGATTCGCGCGGTGCACGACATCCCGTTCCCGGCGGGCCGCGGCAGGCTCGTCAACACGATGACGTGGGCGGTGCAGCGGATTCGGCTGTTCGATTCGCTACGACCGACATTCACGCTGCTGGAGTTCGGCTGA
- a CDS encoding GntR family transcriptional regulator — translation MAGLGDWVHIDAQASRPPFDQLRTQIIDAIRDGRLPPGTRLPTVRELAAQLGLAVNTVARAYRELESAGLVETRGRFGTFVAGTDPADAAMTSAANTYVAAAKALGIDKERALRYVEAAFT, via the coding sequence GTGGCCGGGTTGGGGGATTGGGTTCACATCGACGCCCAGGCGTCACGTCCACCGTTCGACCAGCTCAGGACACAGATCATCGACGCGATCCGGGATGGGCGGCTGCCGCCGGGAACCCGGCTGCCCACGGTGCGTGAGCTGGCCGCGCAGCTGGGGCTGGCGGTCAACACCGTCGCCCGCGCCTACCGGGAGTTGGAGAGCGCGGGACTGGTCGAGACCCGGGGCCGGTTCGGCACCTTCGTCGCCGGCACGGATCCGGCCGACGCGGCGATGACCAGCGCCGCGAACACCTACGTCGCGGCGGCCAAGGCGCTGGGCATCGACAAGGAACGGGCGCTGCGCTACGTCGAGGCGGCGTTCACCTGA
- a CDS encoding NAD-dependent deacylase: protein MQVTVLSGAGISAESGVPTFRDAETGLWAKVDPYEISSSEGWRAHPERVWAWYLWRHYMMGAVEPNNGHRAVAAWQDYADVHVVTQNVDNLHERAGSRKVYHLHGSLFDFRCDTCDAAYTGELPPMPEPVEALDPPRCDCDGLIRPDVVWFGEALPDDAWNASVEAISNADLVIVVGTSAIVYPAAGLPELAIARGIPVIEVNPEPTPLSPSATVSLRETAATALPTLLQRLPALLG from the coding sequence GTGCAGGTAACAGTTCTCAGCGGGGCGGGCATCTCGGCGGAAAGCGGGGTGCCGACCTTCCGCGACGCCGAGACCGGGCTGTGGGCGAAGGTGGATCCGTACGAGATCTCCAGCTCGGAGGGATGGCGCGCGCACCCCGAACGGGTTTGGGCCTGGTACCTGTGGCGGCACTACATGATGGGCGCGGTCGAGCCGAACAACGGTCACCGCGCGGTGGCTGCCTGGCAGGACTACGCCGACGTGCATGTGGTGACCCAGAACGTCGACAACCTCCACGAACGCGCCGGCAGCAGGAAGGTCTATCACCTGCACGGCAGCCTGTTCGACTTCCGTTGCGACACTTGCGATGCCGCCTACACCGGGGAGTTGCCCCCGATGCCGGAGCCGGTCGAGGCGCTGGATCCGCCGCGCTGCGACTGCGACGGCCTGATCCGGCCGGACGTGGTGTGGTTCGGTGAGGCTCTGCCCGACGACGCGTGGAACGCCTCGGTCGAGGCCATCAGCAACGCCGACCTGGTGATCGTGGTCGGCACGTCGGCGATCGTGTACCCGGCGGCCGGGCTGCCCGAGCTGGCGATCGCGCGCGGCATCCCGGTCATCGAGGTCAATCCCGAGCCCACCCCGTTGTCACCGTCGGCGACGGTCTCGTTGCGGGAGACCGCGGCCACCGCTTTGCCCACGCTGTTGCAGCGCCTGCCCGCCCTTCTCGGTTAG
- a CDS encoding Ig-like domain-containing protein, producing the protein MAGSISRRLLFGVPESRYARYIGRVGTLAVALGIGAAVATGYGAGHAWADDDAGSGSDTSSAADSGASSTPGGPDTPGTPNTGSGASTPEPAADAAKNTARMRVGSSGGLIGPQNDGGSGRPTFHRKHGSRSTANFGGGVVVSATGKVRDASLGQASVAGKRDNNAAKNEAGNDSAEEKEQQTPTENAAGTPVATDAAGAEKGLEGNAEAPPPAEVQTASTPNGSAGPSDEPTTETANEAPKQQSTSEKPAQLSTTEKPIQQPAAGKSAPQSAFEKSAAVGDNHAVTEDDPAVTSPAFARPLGAPQQSTAAVSSSGSTVVVPSPIPAFQPTNPVINLVNLVADVARSVFSPLIGPGPDAPAQPPTLWALLAYVRREIGRLFFNTTPTAVADVVTTSENTPIAIDVLGNDIDDDPLRVVGVTQPTGDNPGTVTLNPDGAITYTPHPSTASLGAGEQVVETFTYTVTDADWHLHGLRALLYGNRHTDTGTVTVTVTGINDAPTANDDLAEVGEDGSVAIDVLGNDTDPDANDTLTVQSFTQPTNGGSVTLNPDGTFTYTPGANAGPLGVGESLTDTFTYTVTDSHGAAATGTVAVTVTGINDAPTANDDLAEVGEDGSVAIDVLGNDTDPDAADTLTVQSFTQPTNGGSVTLDPDGNLAYTPGPNAQALNVGETLTDTFTYTVSDGNGGTDTATVTVTVNGANDLPTIPASSVNIGSPDPATGAVAITMTIQDPDGPGPYTVPRLELFSPMQVSAPWSPSFNYDLDLGTIEQLPSPTPDVLVFRYTPSAEARQHIAQGGSYFVNFYFDVNDGVGTRSTGAAFRYP; encoded by the coding sequence ATGGCTGGGAGCATCAGCAGGCGGTTGTTGTTCGGCGTGCCCGAGAGCAGGTACGCCCGTTACATCGGACGGGTCGGGACGCTTGCAGTTGCTCTGGGCATCGGGGCGGCGGTCGCCACCGGGTACGGCGCGGGGCACGCCTGGGCGGACGACGACGCGGGTTCCGGTTCGGACACCTCGTCGGCGGCGGACTCCGGCGCATCGTCGACACCGGGCGGACCGGACACACCGGGCACGCCGAATACGGGGTCGGGTGCCAGCACCCCCGAACCCGCCGCGGACGCCGCCAAGAACACCGCCCGGATGCGGGTCGGTAGCTCCGGTGGCCTGATCGGTCCGCAGAACGACGGCGGATCCGGAAGGCCGACGTTCCACCGCAAGCACGGATCGAGATCGACCGCGAATTTCGGCGGCGGGGTGGTGGTGTCGGCCACCGGCAAGGTGCGCGATGCCTCGCTCGGCCAGGCCTCCGTCGCCGGAAAGCGCGACAACAACGCCGCCAAGAACGAGGCGGGCAACGACAGCGCCGAGGAAAAAGAGCAACAGACTCCGACCGAGAACGCAGCCGGAACACCGGTGGCGACAGACGCCGCCGGTGCGGAGAAGGGCCTGGAGGGCAACGCAGAAGCGCCACCCCCGGCAGAGGTCCAGACTGCGTCGACCCCGAACGGTTCCGCCGGTCCCTCCGATGAGCCGACCACCGAAACTGCCAACGAGGCACCGAAGCAGCAGTCCACCAGCGAGAAGCCGGCCCAGCTGTCCACCACCGAGAAGCCGATACAGCAGCCCGCCGCCGGGAAGTCGGCGCCGCAATCCGCTTTCGAGAAGTCGGCGGCCGTCGGCGACAACCACGCCGTTACCGAGGACGACCCGGCGGTGACGTCGCCGGCCTTCGCCCGGCCCCTCGGCGCGCCACAGCAGAGCACCGCGGCGGTGAGCTCGTCGGGATCGACCGTGGTGGTACCGTCGCCGATCCCGGCGTTTCAGCCCACCAACCCGGTGATCAACCTGGTCAACCTCGTCGCCGACGTGGCGCGTTCGGTGTTCTCACCGTTGATCGGCCCCGGACCGGACGCGCCGGCCCAGCCGCCGACGCTGTGGGCGTTGCTGGCCTACGTGCGCCGTGAGATCGGGCGCCTGTTCTTCAACACCACCCCCACCGCGGTCGCCGACGTCGTCACCACCAGCGAGAACACCCCGATCGCCATCGACGTGCTCGGCAACGACATCGACGACGACCCCCTGCGGGTTGTCGGCGTCACCCAGCCGACGGGCGACAACCCCGGCACCGTGACGCTCAACCCGGACGGCGCCATCACCTACACCCCGCACCCGTCGACCGCGTCGCTGGGCGCCGGGGAACAGGTGGTCGAGACGTTCACCTACACCGTCACCGACGCCGACTGGCACCTCCACGGCCTGCGCGCCCTGCTGTACGGCAACCGCCACACCGACACCGGGACGGTAACCGTCACCGTCACCGGGATCAACGATGCCCCGACCGCCAACGACGATCTCGCCGAAGTCGGCGAGGACGGCTCGGTCGCCATCGACGTGCTGGGCAACGACACCGATCCCGACGCCAACGACACGTTGACCGTGCAGTCGTTCACCCAGCCGACCAACGGCGGCAGCGTCACCCTCAATCCCGACGGCACCTTCACCTACACCCCCGGAGCGAACGCCGGACCGCTCGGGGTCGGCGAGTCGCTGACCGACACCTTCACCTACACGGTCACCGACAGCCACGGCGCCGCCGCCACCGGCACGGTCGCAGTCACCGTCACCGGGATCAACGATGCCCCGACCGCCAACGACGATCTCGCCGAAGTCGGCGAGGACGGCTCGGTCGCCATCGACGTGCTGGGCAACGACACCGATCCCGACGCCGCCGACACGTTGACCGTGCAGTCGTTCACCCAGCCGACCAACGGCGGCAGCGTCACCCTCGACCCCGACGGCAACCTGGCCTACACACCAGGACCTAATGCGCAGGCCCTCAACGTCGGCGAGACGTTGACCGACACCTTCACCTACACCGTCTCCGACGGTAACGGCGGCACCGACACCGCCACCGTCACCGTGACGGTCAACGGGGCGAACGACCTACCCACGATTCCGGCGTCGAGCGTGAACATCGGCAGCCCCGATCCGGCGACCGGGGCGGTGGCCATCACCATGACGATCCAGGATCCCGACGGACCCGGGCCGTACACCGTTCCCAGGCTGGAACTATTCAGCCCGATGCAAGTGTCTGCACCGTGGTCGCCGTCCTTTAACTATGACTTGGACCTGGGCACCATCGAGCAACTGCCCAGCCCCACGCCGGACGTGTTGGTCTTCCGTTACACCCCGTCCGCGGAGGCACGACAGCACATCGCGCAGGGCGGCAGCTACTTCGTGAACTTCTACTTCGACGTCAACGACGGCGTGGGGACCCGCTCGACCGGTGCCGCCTTCCGCTACCCCTAG
- a CDS encoding TetR/AcrR family transcriptional regulator, whose protein sequence is MKRRRAPRGSGDRLRDEILDATTALLLETGSAKAVSIRAVAQRVGVTPPSIYLHFADKDALLDAVCARYFDKLDEEMQAVSEQPSTVEGLRAQGLAYVRFALRNPQLYRIATMGESRPGSDVDVALDSSAFVHLRHTVEQLMAEDVYPAGDSTAVALELLTAAHGVASMLIAKPHLPWGDVEDFADRVLTAVCLGQITRGAIDRDAPGGPDRHPTERTTRCRARSITRSSRGCGP, encoded by the coding sequence ATGAAACGCCGTCGCGCGCCGCGGGGTTCCGGCGATCGGTTGCGTGACGAGATCCTCGACGCCACCACCGCGCTGCTGCTCGAGACCGGATCCGCCAAGGCGGTGTCCATCCGGGCGGTGGCGCAGCGGGTCGGGGTGACCCCGCCGTCGATCTACCTGCACTTCGCCGACAAGGACGCGCTGCTCGACGCGGTGTGCGCGCGCTACTTCGACAAGCTCGACGAGGAGATGCAGGCGGTGTCCGAGCAGCCCTCGACCGTCGAGGGGCTGCGGGCGCAGGGCCTGGCCTATGTCCGGTTCGCGCTGAGAAACCCGCAGCTGTACCGCATCGCGACGATGGGGGAGAGCCGGCCCGGCAGCGACGTCGACGTGGCGCTCGACAGCTCGGCGTTCGTGCACCTGCGCCATACCGTCGAACAGCTGATGGCCGAGGACGTCTATCCCGCAGGCGATTCCACCGCGGTGGCGCTGGAGTTGCTGACCGCCGCGCACGGGGTGGCGTCGATGCTGATCGCCAAACCGCACCTGCCCTGGGGCGATGTCGAGGACTTCGCCGACCGGGTGCTGACCGCGGTCTGTCTCGGACAGATCACGCGGGGCGCGATCGACCGTGACGCGCCCGGCGGACCAGACCGTCACCCGACTGAGAGGACTACGCGATGTCGAGCACGCTCGATAACCCGTTCTTCGCGCGGCTGTGGACCGTGA